The Castanea sativa cultivar Marrone di Chiusa Pesio chromosome 11, ASM4071231v1 genome contains a region encoding:
- the LOC142616089 gene encoding uncharacterized protein LOC142616089, whose protein sequence is MIVGGTTTTCSTKRACKTYLWLVPRIACVDNPVIGFTEEEDARRLHHPHDDAFVISIWISDYNTHRVLTDNGSSTDILYYPTFQQMRIGRERLIPTNAPPVGFGGTRAVTSTYHLMVKFSTEYGVAEVRSDQITAHKCYIAMLEMDDHLQAMCIKEWRMTAKPIEGIKEDVFARSHKDMPGINPFVIVHKLNVLPSFSPIHQKKRVFAQEWDRAIAEEVHKLQEARFIREVYYPD, encoded by the exons ATGATTGTGGGGGGCACAACAACTACTTGCTCAACCAAGAGGGCTTGTAAGACCTACCTCTGGTTGGTCCCAAGGATAGCATGCGTGGATAACCCGGTGATCGGATTCACGGAAGAAGAAGATGCTCGACGACTCCAtcacccacatgacgacgcgTTTGTCATAAGTATATGGATTAGTGACTACAACACCCATAGAGTCTTAACAGACAACGGCAGCTCTACAGATATACTCTACTACCCAACATTTCAACAAATGAGGATCGGAAGAGAACGGTTAATTCCAACTAACGCACCACCTGTTGGGTTTGGAGGAACAAGG GccgtaacctctacctaccacttgatGGTCAAGTTCTCGACTGAATACGGGGTAGCGGAGGTACGGAGTGATCAGATAACAGCACACAAGTGCTACATAGCCATGCTCGAAATGGACGACCATTTGCAAGCAATGTGTATAAAGGAATGGCGGATGACAGCGAAGCCAATAGAAGGAATCAAAGAG GACGTCTTTGCACGGAGCCATAAGGACATGCCCGGAATCAACCCTTTCGTCATTGTTCACAAGCTGAATGTTTTGCCCTCTTTCTCTCCCATCCACCAGAAGAAGCGGGTGTTCGCTCAAGAATGGGACAGAGCCATAGCGGAAGAAGTTCACAAGTTGCAAGAAGCAAGGTTCATACGAGAAGTGTACTACCCCGACTAG
- the LOC142616088 gene encoding uncharacterized protein LOC142616088, whose translation MDQLHSFKEMLWCLMMGEKISPENIELILTCAWAMWGNRNDVRHGGKRKDGRTLFQWAVQYLEECRAAVEFSPTAQESNQLAQRWIPPPISVFKLNVDGAVFAKMNSVGVGVIVRDWNGQFVVVICRKLHAPLGPLEVEAKAVEVGLQFAKQLGSTDFIIEGDSLTVSRALNHSSSVPVSIDAVIMGIGEVSMEFHNVVFTHVKRNANASAHLLAKYAEGIVNQCMWLGNCPSFLELAVLHDVDTIVV comes from the coding sequence ATGGACCAGCTACATTCCTTTAAGGAGATGCTGTGGTGTCTAATGATGGGTGAGAAGATTTCCCCAGAAAACATTGAATTGATTCTGACTTGTGCGTGGGCGATGTGGGGTAATAGGAATGATGTTCGTCATGGAGGAAAACGAAAAGATGGGAGAACGCTGTTTCAATGGGCTGTGCAATATTTAGAGGAGTGCCGGGCTGCTGTGGAGTTTTCACCGACTGCTCAGGAATCAAATCAGCTTGCTCAAAGATGGATTCCACCACCAATATCAGTTTTTAAACTCAATGTTGATGGTGCCGTGTTTGCAAAGATGAATTCTGTTGGAGTAGGAGTCATAGTGCGGGACTGGAATGGACAATTTGTAGTAGTTATATGCAGGAAATTACATGCACCGCTGGGACCTCTTGAAGTGGAAGCGAAGGCTGTTGAAGTTGGTCTACAATTTGCAAAGCAGCTTGGGAGTACAGATTTCATAATTGAGGGAGACTCGCTAACCGTCTCTAGAGCATTGAATCATTCTTCCTCAGTTCCAGTGTCGATTGATGCAGTGATTATGGGTATTGGTGAAGTTTCAATGGAATTCCATAATGTTGTTTTTACTCATGTTAAGCGAAATGCAAATGCCTCTGCACATTTGCTAGCAAAGTATGCCGAGGGCATAGTTAATCAGTGTATGTGGTTGGGGAATTGTCCTAGTTTCTTAGAATTAGCAGTTCTTCATGACGTAGACACTATTgttgtttga